The genomic interval AAACCTTGCCCGTCTGCTCCGAGAGCAGGGTGTCGAAGACGATGTATTTGTAGAACCCCGACTCCATCCCGGCCGGTAGGCGCACCCGACGGGAGAAGATCTGGTCGTACTTGGCCGCCAGCTCCCGCTTCCACCGGAGGATCTCCGGCAGGCGGGCGAGCTGGACGAGGCCGAGGGCGGCCGTGAACTCGTTCATGCGGAAGTTGAAGCCGCTGACCTGGTAAGTCGGCTTCCCATAGTTCCGGTAAGTCCTCACCCACTCGATAACCGCAGGGTCTCGGCTGACCACGGCCCCGCCTTCCCCCAAGGGGAGGGTCTTCGTGGCATAGAACGAGTACGCCCCGCCCACCCCGAACAGGCCCGCGCACACCCCATGGTAGGAGGCCCCATGGGCGTGGGCGCAGTCCTCGATGAGGGCCAGCCCTCGCGTCCGGCAGATCTCCACGATCTCGAGGATATCGAAGGCGATATGGCCGCCAATGTGCACCACCAGCACAGCCCGCGTCCGGGGAGTAACGCGGCTGGCTAGGTCGGCCGCGCTCAGGCAGAGGTCCTCCCGGTTGCAGTCGGCGAAGACCACGCGCCCTCCGGCCCGGACCACCGCTAGCGCAGTAGCCATGAAGGTATTGGTGGGGACGATGACCTCATGGCCCCGGACGCCCACGTACTCCAACAGGGCCAGGAGTCCCGCCCCCCCGTTGGTCACCGCGGCGGCGCTCCCCCCCACGGCCTTCCCGAAGGCCTCCTCAAAGCGCTCCACCATCGG from Candidatus Rokuibacteriota bacterium carries:
- a CDS encoding DegT/DnrJ/EryC1/StrS family aminotransferase; protein product: MRIPFDPPSRRVLHELLEEVMDSNFLSEGPMVERFEEAFGKAVGGSAAAVTNGGAGLLALLEYVGVRGHEVIVPTNTFMATALAVVRAGGRVVFADCNREDLCLSAADLASRVTPRTRAVLVVHIGGHIAFDILEIVEICRTRGLALIEDCAHAHGASYHGVCAGLFGVGGAYSFYATKTLPLGEGGAVVSRDPAVIEWVRTYRNYGKPTYQVSGFNFRMNEFTAALGLVQLARLPEILRWKRELAAKYDQIFSRRVRLPAGMESGFYKYIVFDTLLSEQTGKVFDTLCHDIMGQPGEFLGAAWVRDHHACAPIYFGWGKARLGPEGLRAALTPGVGTA